One part of the Rutidosis leptorrhynchoides isolate AG116_Rl617_1_P2 chromosome 1, CSIRO_AGI_Rlap_v1, whole genome shotgun sequence genome encodes these proteins:
- the LOC139859749 gene encoding histone H3-lysine(4) N-trimethyltransferase ATX1-like encodes MAFSPQLLTPNANYKHYKQHEEDDSQQSEHNLSNQSEIDRSREDRYVPLDILYSATSSCGGYSNVMSKKVKARKLSVLDDQNQDLNGVVSVNSTSKSSKPTVVYLYSRKRRGSLNLSCSYDKFVANSKAGSAVVKVEDVEFDKEDDRVLINGGCNKKRKSNNELANLGVGSVSIDVSRLRGTSRKRNDGNKDDDNGVGTSNRRKKNKDSKSTSQKNGEENEEMKSDDANNSASSASRTKRWVRLKFDGVDPKKYVGLQCKVYWPLDADWYFGRITYFDSESLRHHVAYEDGDEELVVLSKERIKFHVSPEEIKCLKLTCDLHCSETDDLDVNEMIVLAANLDDCHDIEPGDIIWAKLTGHAVWPAIVLDESFVGIRRGLSKLSGEKSVLVQFFGTHDFARVKTKMVISFLKGLLSSFHLKCKKHDFIRSLEEAKMYLSRQKLPKRMLQLQNGVDTDLGDDSDEDGVIGGSKKYLSTERFTKSGPFMVGDLEVLKLGKIVKDLDCFDEESICPLGYTATRKFPSLADPSIFSVYKMEVLRDPDTKTLPLFRVTTDNGDQFDGPDPSACWNKIYERLRKIHSNNSDSSQAEGASNSNSFFKSGADMYGFSDPHVLRLIQGTSTSRSKSGRTHNMPAGYRPVHVKWKDLDKCNVCHMDEEYVNNVFLQCDKCRMMVHARCYGELEPVDGVLWLCNLCRPGAPDISPPCCLCPVTGGAMKPTTDGRWAHLACAMWIPETCLSDIKKMEPVDGLNRVSKDRWKLLCSICGVPYGACIQCSNNSCYVAYHPLCARAAGFCAELADADRLQLVPLDEDEENQCIHLLSFCKRHSPNPTTERSVHDVPMGPIPSQSLDHVRPVNSSGCARCEPYDYFGRRGRKEPEALAAASSKRSYVENIPYLVGGFCQHEDTTVADSGLSFGCRKLKNLMFDDQTSIVSMSEKYIYMRTTLRRRLAFGKSSIHGFGVFAKQPHKAGDMVIEYTGEIVRPPIADRREHLIYNKLVGAGTYMFRIDDERVIDATRAGSIAHLINHSCEPNCYSRVISVNGDEHIIIFAKRDIAQWEELTYDYRFFSIDERLPCYCGFPSCRGVVNDSDAEVQVGKLYAPLSELKDWPGE; translated from the exons ATGGCATTTTCTCCTCAATTGCTAACCCCTAACGCCAATTACAAACACTACAAACAACACGAAGAAGACGACTCACAACAATCGGAACACAATTTATCGAATCAATCAGAAATCGATCGTAGTCGCGAAGATAGGTACGTTCCGCTTGATATTTTGTACTCTGCTACATCTTCTTGTGGTGGTTACTCGAATGTGATGTCAAAAAAGGTTAAAGCTAGGAAATTGTCAGTGTTAGATGATCAGAATCAGGATCTAAATGGCGTTGTTTCAGTTAATTCGACGTCGAAATCATCGAAACCGACGGTTGTGTACCTTTACTCTAGGAAGAGGAGAGGTAGTTTGAATTTAAGTTGTAGTTATGATAAGTTTGTTGCCAATTCAAAGGCTGGTTCAGCTGTAGTTAAAGTTGAAGATGTTGAATTTGATAAGgaagatgatagggttttgattAATGGTGGTTGTAATAAGAAAAGGAAGAGTAATAATGAACTTGCAAATTTAGGGGTTGGGTCGGTTTCCATTGATGTTTCAAGATTAAGAGGAACGTCTAGGAAACGGAATGATggaaataaagatgatgataatggtgtTGGTACCAGTAACAGAAGAAAAAAGAACAAAGACAGTAAGAGTACTAGTCAAAAGAATGGTGAGGAAAATGAAGAAATGAAATCCGATGATGCGAATAATTCTGCAAGCTCTGCGAGTCGGACTAAGAGATGGGTTCG GTTGAAATTTGACGGTGTGGATCCTAAGAAATATGTGGGTTTACAATGCAAG GTCTATTGGCCGTTGGATGCTGATTGGTACTTTGGCCGGATCACATATTTTGATTCAGAGAGCCTCCGCCATCAT GTTGCATATGAAGACGGTGATGAAGAACTGGTGGTGCTATCTAAAGAAAGAATTAAATTTCACGTGTCTCCTGAAGAGATAAAATGTCTAAAGTTGACTTGCGATCTTCATTGTTCTGAGACAGATGACCTTGACGTCAATGAGATGATTGTTCTGGCTGCTAATCTGGATGATTGTCATGATATTGAACCAGGAGACATCATATGGGCCAAACTTACCG GCCATGCTGTGTGGCCAGCAATTGTGTTGGATGAGTCTTTTGTTGGCATTCGTCGAGGTCTAAGCAAACTTTCAGGAGAAAAATCAGTGCTTGTGCAATTCTTTGGCACCCACGATTTTGCTAG GGTTAAAACGAAGATGGTGATCTCATTTCTTAAAGGGCTTTTATCTTccttccatctgaaatgcaagaaacATGATTTCATTCGAAGCTTGGAGGAAGCAAAAAT GTATCTTAGCAGACAAAAACTTCCAAAACGGATGTTACAGCTGCAAAATGGTGTTGACACCGATTTAGGAGATGATAGCGACGAGGATGGGGTTATTGGTGGCTCAAAAAAGTATTTGAGTACTGAAAGATTCACTAAAAGTGGCCCTTTTATGGTAGGGGATCTGGAAGTATTGAAGCTAG GTAAGATTGTTAAAGATCTGGATTGTTTTGATGAGGAATCTATATGTCCTTTAGGTTATACTGCTACTAGGAAGTTTCCTTCACTAGCAG ATCCAAGTATATTTTCAGTATATAAGATGGAAGTGCTGCGGGACCCTGACACAAAAACCCTACCCTTGTTCAGGGTTACAACAGATAATGGAGATCAG TTTGATGGGCCAGATCCTTCTGCGTGTTGGAATAAAATCTATGAAAGACTAAGAAAGATACATTCAAACAATTCTGATAGTTCACAAGCTGAAGGTGCATCTAATTCTAATAGCTTCTTTAAATCGGGTGCTGATATGTATGGTTTTTCTGATCCTCATGTGTTGAGACTTATACAG GGGACATCGACCTCCAGGTCGAAATCTGGGAGAACACACAACATGCCAGCTGGTTACAGACCTGTCCACGTTAAATGGAAGGACCTGGATAAGTGCAATGTTTGTCACATGGATGAG GAATATGTGAACAATGTGTTCCTGCAGTGTGATAAGTGCAGAATGATG GTTCATGCAAGATGTTATGGGGAACTGGAACCTGTTGATGGAGTTCTTTGGTTATGCAACTTATGTCGTCCTGGTGCACCTGATATTTCCCCACCCTGCTGCCTTTGTCCAGTTACAG GAGGTGCAATGAAGCCTACAACAGATGGACGCTGGGCTCATCTTGCATGTGCTATGTGGATACCAG AAACTTGTTTATCTGATATCAAGAAAATGGAGCCAGTTGATGGGCTGAATAGAGTTAGTAAG GATCGTTGGAAGCTTTTATGTAGCATCTGTGGTGTCCCTTATGGAGCTTGTATCCAG TGTTCAAACAATTCATGCTATGTTGCATATCATCCCCTGTGTGCTCGTGCTGCTGGTTTTTGTGCTGAG CTTGCAGATGCTGACCGACTGCAGCTGGTTCCTTTAGATGAAGATGAGGAGAATCAGTGCATTCATCTATTGTCCTTTTGTAAAAGACATAGCCCTAATCCTACAACTGAACGCAGTGTTCATGATGTACCGATGGGGCCCATACCAAGTCAAAGTTTAGATCACGTCCGCCCAGTTAATTCTTCTGGATGTGCTCGTTGTG AGCCGTATGATTATTttggaagaagaggaagaaaagaaCCCGAAGCCCTTGCTGCTGCATCTTCGAAGCGATCTTATGTGGAAAACATACCTTATTTAGTCGGTGGTTTCTGCCAGCATGAGGATACTACTGTTGCCGATTCTGGGTTATCTTTTGGCTGCAGAAAACTTAAAAACTTGATGTTCGATGATCAGACAAGTATAGTATCTATGTCTGAGAAGTACATATACATGAGGACGACACTCAGAAGGAGACTTGCATTTG GAAAATCATCAATACATGGATTTGGCGTTTTTGCAAAACAACCACACAAAGCAGGAGACATG GTAATTGAATATACTGGTGAAATTGTTAGGCCTCCTATAGCTGACAGAAGGGAACACCTGATATACAATAAATTGGTG GGTGCAGGGACATACATGTTTCGAATCGACGATGAGCGTGTAATTGATGCCACAAGAGCAGGAAGCATTGCACATTTAATAAATCACTCTTGTGAA CCAAATTGTTATTCAAGAGTCATAAGTGTCAATGGTGACGAACACATAATCATTTTTGCCAAAAGGGATATTGCGCAGTGGGAAGAACTCACATATGATTACCG ATTTTTTTCCATTGATGAACGACTTCCTTGTTATTGTGGTTTTCCAAGTTGCCGGGGTGTAGTTAATGATAGTGATGCTGAGGTACAAGTCGGCAAGCTATATGCACCACTCAGTGAATTAAAAGACTGGCCAGGAGAATGA